From a region of the Prosthecobacter debontii genome:
- the dapA gene encoding 4-hydroxy-tetrahydrodipicolinate synthase, whose amino-acid sequence MFAGTHTAIVTPFRNGKLDEEALKKLIDFQFDNGVSGVVPCGTTGESPTLDYDEHEQVVKLTVEYARGRGIVMAGTGSNSTREAVEMTQEAEAAGATAILQVAPYYNKPTPEGLYQHFKAVADSTKLPIMLYSIPGRCGIEIGLDVVARLAENCPNVRAIKEAGGNPERVSQMKQILPADFEILSGDDGLTLPFMSVGGVGVVSVASNLIPKQISDMVKLALKGDYTGALGIHQQYYPLFAAFLKLATNPIPIKTAMAMAGHCTHELRLPLVPMDDAKNAELEATLKKLALI is encoded by the coding sequence ATGTTCGCAGGAACCCACACCGCCATCGTCACCCCTTTTCGCAACGGCAAGCTTGATGAAGAAGCCCTGAAAAAGCTCATCGACTTCCAGTTCGACAACGGCGTCTCCGGCGTGGTCCCCTGCGGCACGACGGGCGAATCCCCCACACTGGATTATGATGAGCATGAGCAGGTGGTGAAACTGACTGTCGAGTATGCTCGCGGTCGTGGCATCGTCATGGCTGGCACAGGCTCCAACAGCACCCGTGAAGCCGTGGAGATGACCCAGGAAGCGGAAGCTGCCGGGGCAACCGCCATCCTCCAGGTGGCTCCGTATTACAACAAGCCGACACCCGAAGGCCTGTATCAGCATTTCAAGGCCGTAGCCGACAGCACCAAGCTGCCGATCATGCTGTATAGCATCCCTGGCCGCTGCGGCATTGAGATCGGTCTCGATGTGGTGGCTCGCCTTGCCGAGAACTGCCCGAACGTCCGCGCCATCAAAGAGGCCGGGGGCAACCCGGAGCGTGTCAGTCAGATGAAGCAGATCCTGCCTGCCGACTTCGAAATCCTTTCCGGTGACGATGGTCTCACGCTGCCCTTCATGTCCGTCGGTGGCGTCGGTGTGGTCAGTGTGGCCTCCAACCTCATTCCAAAGCAGATCAGCGACATGGTGAAGCTCGCCCTCAAAGGCGACTACACCGGAGCCCTCGGCATCCATCAGCAGTATTACCCGCTGTTCGCCGCCTTCCTGAAGCTCGCCACCAACCCCATCCCGATCAAAACCGCGATGGCCATGGCCGGTCACTGCACCCACGAACTCCGTCTGCCTCTCGTGCCGATGGACGACGCCAAAAACGCCGAACTGGAAGCAACGCTGAAGAAGCTGGCGCTGATTTGA
- the dapF gene encoding diaminopimelate epimerase, with protein sequence MTLNFWKMNGAGNDFVMLDNRDLSLALTQDQIERLCDRHRGIGADGLLCVEPATEGGDFKMRYYNADGGEAEMCGNGARCFGRFVNRLHNDSLTNIRFETLAGMISAEFEAGQVRINMSAPHSLRLNDTLPVEGESLTVHSVNTGVPHAVVFVEDLDNVPVRPWGAGLRYHEAFKPKGTNANFAKELAPGSISIRTYERGVEDETLACGTGMVACALIHHELTGAPSPVSVLVKGGDTLRVGFTETAPHEYTDVTLFGPADFVFHGSVEI encoded by the coding sequence ATGACTCTGAACTTTTGGAAAATGAACGGCGCTGGCAATGACTTCGTCATGCTGGACAATCGCGATCTCTCTCTGGCGCTGACCCAGGATCAAATTGAGCGCCTGTGTGATCGCCATCGTGGCATTGGAGCCGATGGCCTGCTCTGTGTGGAGCCCGCCACGGAAGGTGGTGACTTCAAGATGCGCTATTACAACGCCGATGGCGGCGAGGCCGAAATGTGTGGCAATGGCGCCCGCTGCTTCGGTCGCTTCGTCAATCGCCTGCACAACGATTCGCTCACTAACATCCGCTTTGAAACCCTGGCTGGGATGATTTCCGCCGAGTTTGAAGCCGGGCAGGTGCGCATCAACATGAGCGCCCCTCACAGCCTGCGCCTGAATGACACGCTCCCTGTCGAAGGTGAGAGTCTGACCGTTCATAGTGTGAACACCGGTGTGCCTCATGCCGTCGTCTTTGTTGAGGATCTCGACAATGTGCCCGTCCGTCCTTGGGGCGCAGGTCTGCGTTATCATGAGGCGTTCAAGCCCAAAGGCACCAACGCCAATTTCGCCAAAGAGCTGGCTCCTGGAAGCATTTCCATCCGCACCTACGAGCGCGGTGTGGAGGATGAAACCCTGGCCTGCGGCACCGGCATGGTCGCCTGTGCTTTGATCCATCACGAACTGACGGGTGCCCCCAGCCCCGTGTCAGTTCTCGTCAAAGGTGGCGATACCCTCCGCGTCGGTTTCACGGAAACTGCCCCGCATGAATACACCGATGTTACCCTGTTCGGTCCGGCGGATTTTGTTTTCCATGGAAGCGTCGAGATTTGA
- the trpA gene encoding tryptophan synthase subunit alpha yields MSAPANRIDRHFAELKTSGKRAFVAYVCAGDPTLDKTIDVVLGLERAGVDIVELGLPFSDPLADGVVNQMAADRALKAGATTKKVLEMIQTLRSKTQIPLVLFTYLNPIYAYGYEQFHHDAAAAGADGILVLDLPPEEALQNAELKPTPELRHIQLIAPTSPADRIQLIAKQAEGFVYYVSRLGVTGAQVEIASGISEQVAAIKNSTEVPVCVGFGVSNPEQAATVASMADGVVVGSAIVKLIEKNGAAADLGDQVEAFVKPLVTAVKALS; encoded by the coding sequence ATGTCTGCTCCAGCCAACCGAATTGACCGTCACTTTGCGGAACTGAAAACCTCCGGCAAGCGTGCCTTTGTCGCGTATGTCTGCGCTGGAGATCCCACGTTGGACAAGACCATTGACGTCGTTCTTGGCCTGGAGAGAGCTGGGGTCGATATTGTCGAACTGGGTTTACCCTTCTCCGATCCTTTGGCCGATGGCGTCGTCAATCAGATGGCTGCCGACCGTGCTCTGAAGGCAGGTGCCACGACCAAGAAGGTGCTGGAAATGATCCAGACCCTGCGCAGCAAGACACAGATTCCTCTGGTGCTCTTCACCTACCTGAACCCCATCTATGCCTATGGCTATGAGCAGTTCCATCACGATGCTGCAGCCGCAGGTGCGGATGGCATTCTGGTACTGGATTTGCCCCCTGAAGAGGCACTGCAAAACGCGGAGTTGAAGCCCACCCCTGAGCTTCGCCACATCCAGCTCATTGCACCGACATCCCCTGCAGATCGCATCCAGCTTATCGCCAAGCAGGCGGAAGGTTTTGTCTATTACGTCTCTCGTCTCGGCGTGACCGGCGCGCAGGTGGAGATCGCCAGCGGCATCTCCGAGCAGGTGGCCGCAATCAAAAACTCCACTGAGGTGCCTGTGTGCGTCGGCTTCGGCGTCTCCAATCCCGAGCAAGCGGCCACCGTGGCCAGCATGGCCGATGGCGTGGTCGTCGGCAGTGCCATCGTAAAGCTGATTGAGAAAAACGGTGCCGCGGCGGATCTCGGCGATCAGGTCGAGGCTTTTGTGAAACCTCTCGTCACGGCTGTCAAAGCTCTATCTTGA
- a CDS encoding 3-keto-disaccharide hydrolase, translated as MKIAFLSLCGFALALSSLSADEPTPPPGFRAIFNGRDLTGWHGLNPHSVVKLTGEKKDAALAKMREEFAAHWHVENGELVNIGTGPYATTDELFGDIEFLIEYKTVAKADSGIYLRGTPQVQIWDINQPDDPKKPDRHPNLGSGGLFNNTPKTPGRDPLVLADKPFGEWNSFRIRQIGDRTWVWLNDKLVVDGAVMENFWDRTQPLAATGPIMLQTHGGEIRWRNLFVREIGKEEAAKILSEK; from the coding sequence ATGAAAATCGCTTTCCTCTCCCTCTGCGGGTTCGCCCTCGCTTTAAGCTCTCTTTCCGCCGACGAACCGACACCACCTCCAGGGTTCCGAGCGATCTTCAATGGCCGTGACTTGACTGGCTGGCACGGCCTCAATCCTCACTCCGTGGTGAAGCTGACCGGAGAAAAGAAAGACGCCGCCCTCGCCAAGATGCGCGAGGAATTCGCCGCTCACTGGCATGTGGAAAATGGTGAACTGGTTAACATTGGCACGGGTCCCTATGCCACAACCGATGAGCTGTTTGGCGACATCGAGTTTCTCATCGAATACAAAACCGTGGCGAAGGCCGATAGCGGCATCTACCTGCGCGGCACGCCGCAGGTGCAGATCTGGGATATCAATCAGCCGGATGACCCGAAGAAACCCGACCGTCACCCCAATCTCGGCTCCGGTGGTCTTTTCAACAACACGCCCAAGACGCCAGGCCGGGATCCTCTGGTGCTCGCCGACAAGCCTTTCGGTGAATGGAACAGCTTCCGCATTCGCCAGATCGGTGATCGCACCTGGGTCTGGCTCAATGACAAACTCGTCGTGGATGGCGCTGTCATGGAAAACTTCTGGGACCGCACTCAACCCCTGGCTGCCACGGGCCCAATCATGCTCCAGACCCACGGTGGTGAGATCCGTTGGCGTAATCTGTTTGTCCGTGAAATCGGCAAAGAGGAAGCGGCAAAGATCCTGTCGGAGAAGTAA